The Ensifer adhaerens genome contains a region encoding:
- a CDS encoding ABC-type transport auxiliary lipoprotein family protein, giving the protein MSFPGLVGVRVAGAWRSALMIMLAAGLAGCGTKAVNDTYSLSARPAVEGRASTGKQILVPEPTALKALDSDQVVIRLSGAELQYLAKAQWSDRLPKLVQAKLVQAFEDTGKIGGVGKPGQGLAIDYQVITEIRAFEISTEGADTANVEIFAKILNDRNGTVLAQKAFRATAAVRGTGNTAFIKAMDQAFANVSAEIVSWTLGSI; this is encoded by the coding sequence ATGAGTTTTCCAGGGCTGGTGGGCGTGCGAGTAGCGGGAGCGTGGCGCTCCGCCCTGATGATCATGCTGGCAGCAGGACTTGCTGGCTGCGGTACCAAAGCGGTCAACGACACCTACAGTCTTTCGGCAAGGCCGGCCGTCGAAGGTCGCGCATCGACCGGCAAGCAGATCCTCGTGCCGGAGCCGACGGCTCTGAAGGCACTCGACAGCGATCAGGTCGTCATCCGCCTCTCCGGCGCGGAACTGCAATATCTCGCCAAGGCTCAGTGGAGCGACCGCCTGCCGAAGCTGGTACAGGCGAAGCTCGTGCAGGCCTTCGAGGACACAGGCAAGATCGGCGGCGTCGGCAAGCCCGGCCAGGGCCTGGCGATCGACTACCAGGTCATCACCGAAATCCGCGCCTTCGAGATTTCGACCGAGGGCGCCGACACGGCCAATGTCGAAATCTTCGCCAAGATCCTCAACGATCGCAACGGCACGGTGCTGGCGCAAAAGGCGTTTCGCGCCACGGCCGCGGTCAGGGGCACGGGCAACACGGCCTTCATCAAGGCCATGGATCAGGCCTTCGCCAATGTTTCGGCAGAAATCGTCAGCTGGACGCTCGGCTCCATCTGA
- a CDS encoding MlaD family protein, with protein sequence METKANYAIVGFFTVFVVAAAFGFVYWMSQYGRSGEMIELVVNIPGSANGLSVGSPVRFNGIPVGTVRNLAIDANDPRYSIALTEVSVDAPVLKSTKATLEVQGLTGAAYIELSGGHKGDENILKTAIEKGTQARILADQSSVTSLLATADQIMDRANSAITDIQGFVTDVRGPLTKTIGNAETFSNALANNSGAIDDFLKSVTELSGSVSAASKKLDSTLESAETLVKSVDPKKIDQIVSNVEQISTDLKAASGGVSETIAAFRRTVETYEQFGKNAQKTLERVDTLVASVDKQKVELVVNDITAATADARKTVANISQFADKITARQQDIDRTITDVTQLASKLNASANRVDSILVKVDGFLGDADAPSLSADARATLASFRKMADNLNAQIGPIAENLKRFSNSGLRDVEALVTDTRRTVQSLENTISTFDKDPQRLLFGGETVKQYDGRTRR encoded by the coding sequence ATGGAAACGAAAGCGAACTACGCCATTGTCGGTTTCTTCACGGTGTTCGTGGTCGCAGCCGCATTCGGCTTCGTCTACTGGATGTCGCAGTATGGCCGTAGCGGCGAGATGATCGAGCTGGTGGTCAACATTCCGGGGTCGGCCAACGGCCTTTCGGTCGGCTCTCCGGTGCGCTTCAACGGCATTCCCGTCGGCACGGTTCGCAACCTCGCGATCGATGCCAACGATCCGCGTTATTCGATCGCGCTGACCGAGGTTTCGGTCGACGCGCCGGTGCTCAAGTCGACCAAGGCGACGCTGGAAGTGCAAGGCCTGACCGGTGCGGCCTATATCGAACTCAGCGGTGGCCACAAGGGCGACGAAAACATCCTGAAGACTGCGATCGAGAAGGGTACGCAGGCGCGTATCCTTGCGGACCAGTCGAGCGTCACCAGCCTGCTCGCGACGGCCGACCAGATTATGGACCGCGCCAACAGCGCCATCACCGACATCCAGGGCTTCGTCACTGACGTGCGCGGTCCGCTGACCAAGACGATCGGCAATGCCGAGACGTTTTCGAATGCGCTCGCGAACAATTCCGGCGCGATCGATGACTTCCTGAAGAGCGTGACGGAACTCTCCGGTTCGGTGAGTGCTGCGTCCAAGAAGCTCGATTCGACTCTGGAATCTGCCGAAACTCTGGTGAAATCGGTGGATCCGAAGAAGATCGATCAGATCGTCTCGAACGTCGAGCAGATCAGCACCGACCTGAAGGCTGCGTCGGGCGGCGTTTCCGAAACCATCGCTGCCTTCCGGCGCACGGTCGAAACCTACGAGCAATTCGGCAAGAACGCCCAGAAGACGCTGGAGCGGGTCGATACGCTGGTCGCCTCGGTCGACAAGCAGAAGGTGGAGCTCGTCGTCAACGACATCACAGCGGCGACGGCGGACGCCCGCAAGACGGTGGCCAACATCTCGCAGTTCGCCGACAAGATCACGGCGCGCCAGCAGGACATCGACCGCACGATCACCGACGTCACGCAGCTGGCAAGCAAGTTGAACGCTTCGGCCAACCGGGTCGACAGCATTCTCGTCAAGGTCGACGGTTTCCTCGGCGATGCGGACGCGCCGTCGCTTTCGGCTGACGCCCGCGCGACGCTCGCCTCGTTCCGCAAGATGGCGGACAACCTGAACGCCCAGATCGGCCCGATTGCGGAGAACCTCAAGCGCTTCTCGAATTCGGGGCTGCGCGACGTCGAGGCGCTCGTCACAGATACGCGCCGCACGGTGCAGAGCCTCGAGAACACGATCTCGACGTTCGACAAGGATCCGCAACGCCTTCTCTTTGGCGGCGAGACGGTAAAGCAATATGATGGCCGCACCCGACGCTGA
- a CDS encoding ABC transporter ATP-binding protein: MEKSHEGYQPTEANGREAVLSVRDLTVGFGSNIVLDKLNLEIYRGEILGFVGASGTGKSVLMRTVLRLLAKRSGKIEILGADYDNITEGERIALDMRLGVLFQHGALFSALTVRENIQVPMREYLDLPQSLMDELARVKIELVGLAPEAAEKYPSELSGGMIKRAALARALALDPDLVFLDEPTSGLDPIGAAEFDELIAKLRDTLGLTVYMVTHDLDSLFSVCDRIAVLGKKKVLVEGTVEDMLACDDSWVQSYFRGKRARSIVRNDQ, from the coding sequence ATCGAAAAGAGTCACGAGGGGTACCAGCCGACCGAGGCGAACGGGCGCGAGGCCGTGCTTTCCGTTCGCGACCTGACGGTCGGTTTCGGCTCCAACATCGTGCTCGACAAGCTGAACCTCGAGATCTACCGCGGCGAAATCCTCGGCTTCGTCGGAGCGTCCGGCACCGGCAAGTCGGTGCTGATGCGCACGGTTCTGAGGTTGCTTGCGAAGCGGTCCGGCAAGATCGAAATCCTCGGCGCGGACTACGACAACATCACCGAGGGCGAACGCATCGCGCTCGACATGCGTCTTGGCGTTCTCTTCCAGCACGGAGCGCTGTTTTCGGCGCTGACGGTGCGCGAGAACATCCAGGTGCCCATGCGCGAATATCTCGACCTGCCGCAGAGCCTCATGGACGAGCTGGCGCGGGTGAAGATCGAGCTGGTCGGCCTTGCGCCGGAGGCGGCGGAAAAGTACCCGTCGGAGCTTTCGGGCGGCATGATCAAGCGCGCCGCACTTGCGCGCGCGCTGGCGCTCGATCCGGACCTGGTCTTCCTCGACGAGCCGACCTCGGGGCTCGATCCGATCGGGGCGGCGGAGTTCGACGAGTTGATCGCCAAGCTGCGCGACACGCTGGGATTGACCGTGTATATGGTGACTCACGACCTCGACAGCCTCTTTTCGGTCTGCGACCGCATCGCGGTTCTCGGCAAGAAGAAGGTCCTGGTCGAAGGCACGGTGGAAGACATGCTGGCCTGCGACGATTCGTGGGTGCAGTCCTATTTCCGTGGCAAGCGGGCACGATCGATCGTGCGGAACGATCAATGA
- a CDS encoding ABC transporter permease: protein MTADVALSESGGGRSYVFTGTWRHETAEAMAAKLDGLARKGDGAAQFDLSGVTAMDTAGAWIIRRFMTRVVGPSRDNVHFAEGGQRYVELIDALPAELRSPEKNGERLPLFQRIFAPVGEVMAATWEDIVAAMYILGSAVRGAQLKLGRHSGVSPAAIVHQIDRMGVKAVPIITLMSFLIGAIIAQQGAFQLRYFGAEVFVVDLVGILQLREIGVLLTAIMIAGRSGSAITAEIGSMKMREEVDALKVMGLSPVGVLVFPRLVALTVALPLLTIIANFAALVGAALVAWGYSGITIPTFLARLQEAIDFSSIAAGMIKAPFMALIIGVVAAVEGLKVGGSAESLGRHVTSSVVKSIFVVILIDGLFAMFYAAIDF from the coding sequence ATGACCGCCGATGTCGCGCTGTCCGAGAGTGGCGGCGGGCGAAGCTATGTCTTTACCGGCACCTGGCGGCACGAGACGGCCGAAGCGATGGCGGCAAAGCTCGACGGCCTTGCGCGCAAGGGCGACGGGGCCGCGCAGTTCGATCTGTCCGGCGTGACGGCGATGGATACCGCAGGCGCCTGGATCATCCGCCGCTTCATGACCCGTGTCGTCGGCCCGTCGCGCGACAACGTTCATTTCGCCGAAGGCGGACAGCGCTATGTCGAGCTGATCGACGCCCTGCCGGCTGAACTGCGTTCGCCGGAAAAGAACGGCGAACGGCTGCCGCTGTTTCAGCGCATCTTCGCCCCGGTCGGCGAGGTCATGGCGGCGACGTGGGAAGATATCGTCGCTGCGATGTACATCCTGGGGTCCGCGGTGCGCGGCGCCCAGCTTAAGCTTGGACGGCACAGCGGCGTCTCGCCGGCGGCGATTGTCCACCAGATCGACCGCATGGGCGTGAAAGCCGTACCGATCATCACGCTGATGTCGTTCCTGATCGGCGCCATCATCGCCCAGCAGGGCGCGTTCCAGCTGCGCTATTTCGGCGCCGAGGTCTTCGTCGTCGATCTCGTCGGCATCCTGCAGCTCCGTGAAATCGGGGTGCTGCTGACCGCGATCATGATCGCTGGCCGCTCCGGCAGCGCGATCACCGCCGAAATCGGCTCGATGAAGATGCGTGAAGAGGTGGATGCGCTGAAGGTGATGGGGCTGAGCCCGGTCGGCGTACTCGTATTTCCGCGCCTCGTGGCGCTGACCGTCGCGCTGCCGCTCTTGACGATCATCGCAAACTTCGCGGCGCTCGTCGGTGCGGCGCTCGTTGCCTGGGGCTATTCCGGCATCACGATCCCAACCTTCCTCGCCCGATTGCAGGAAGCCATCGATTTTTCGTCGATCGCCGCCGGCATGATCAAGGCGCCTTTCATGGCGCTCATCATCGGGGTCGTGGCAGCCGTCGAGGGCTTGAAGGTTGGCGGCAGCGCGGAGTCGCTCGGCCGCCACGTGACGTCTTCGGTGGTCAAGTCGATCTTCGTCGTGATCCTGATCGACGGGCTCTTCGCCATGTTCTACGCGGCCATTGATTTCTGA
- the dgcA gene encoding N-acetyl-D-Glu racemase DgcA, translating to MSLSLDATVEHFPIAGTFTISRGSKTTASVVTCRIGDGVHTGSGECVPYGRYGETIDTVLAEIAAIRHHIEAGLSRADLQRAMKPGAARNAVDCALWDLEAKQKNKSAHVLAGISSPEALTTAYTLSLAEPDAMREQAAKYAHRALLKVKVGTSDDAARIRAVRAGAPESRIILDANEGWTPETLAYHFAICAEERIDLIEQPLPAGRDEALATIARPVPICADESVHATGDLAALVGRYDAVNIKLDKTGGLTEALRMRDEAVSLGLKVMVGCMVGSSLAMAPAILVAQGADFVDLDGPLLLAQDREPGLRYEASLVFPPEPRLWG from the coding sequence ATGTCACTTTCCCTCGATGCCACCGTGGAACATTTCCCGATTGCGGGCACGTTTACGATCTCGCGCGGCTCCAAGACGACGGCAAGCGTCGTCACTTGCCGCATCGGAGACGGTGTCCATACGGGCTCCGGCGAATGCGTTCCCTACGGCCGCTACGGCGAGACGATCGACACGGTGCTCGCCGAAATCGCCGCCATCCGCCACCACATCGAGGCCGGGCTCAGCCGCGCCGATCTGCAGCGCGCGATGAAGCCGGGTGCTGCCCGCAACGCCGTCGATTGCGCGCTGTGGGATCTGGAAGCAAAGCAGAAAAACAAGTCGGCCCATGTTCTTGCCGGCATTTCTTCACCGGAAGCATTGACCACGGCCTATACGCTTTCGCTTGCCGAGCCCGACGCGATGCGCGAGCAGGCCGCCAAATATGCCCACCGCGCGCTCCTCAAGGTCAAGGTCGGCACGTCGGATGATGCTGCCCGCATCCGTGCGGTGCGCGCCGGCGCACCGGAAAGCCGCATCATCCTCGACGCCAACGAGGGCTGGACGCCCGAAACGCTTGCCTATCACTTTGCGATCTGCGCCGAGGAACGGATCGACCTGATCGAGCAGCCGCTTCCCGCCGGCCGCGACGAGGCGTTGGCAACGATCGCCCGTCCCGTTCCGATCTGCGCTGATGAAAGCGTGCACGCGACCGGCGACCTCGCTGCTCTCGTCGGGCGTTACGACGCCGTCAACATCAAGCTCGACAAGACCGGCGGCCTGACCGAGGCACTGCGCATGCGCGATGAGGCGGTCTCGCTCGGGCTCAAGGTCATGGTCGGCTGCATGGTCGGCAGTTCGCTCGCGATGGCGCCGGCGATCCTGGTGGCGCAAGGCGCGGATTTCGTCGATCTCGACGGGCCGCTGCTGCTGGCGCAGGATCGCGAGCCCGGCCTGCGCTACGAGGCCTCGCTTGTCTTCCCGCCGGAGCCGCGCCTCTGGGGTTGA
- a CDS encoding MFS transporter, whose translation MIPFQAPAYVGPPPRHFALRIALLFCAPLIVNGFAMPYFPMWLSTLSMSDFEIGVVLALPMFVRVITAPIAGVIADRLGERAIVLIWSGFLSLATAVVLFYFREFWPVLVIYTLQSAVYSPYVPIVEAIALSGVRRWGFDYAHMRLWGSVAFIGATMLGGWMVGIFGSDMVLPAMAIGFGLTIIMAYAAPRVGKPRRPSPITALTEPPPKSLRQLDLQLLLIGVTLVNASHAMLFAFSAIYWQHIGYSGTEIGLLWSAGVAAEVTMFIFAKAISRRFSVWVMILSGCFLAVVRWIIFPMDIGFSGYFILQCFHAFTYAIMHTGMQHKLVERVVESQEASAQGLYFFYTGIFTAIFTFLSGYFYAWYGVNGFYSMSVVAFAGCCFAVTAWYLQPQRRGSGGKTSEAS comes from the coding sequence ATGATTCCCTTCCAAGCGCCCGCCTATGTGGGCCCTCCGCCGCGCCATTTTGCGCTTCGCATTGCTTTGCTCTTCTGTGCGCCGCTGATCGTCAACGGCTTCGCGATGCCATATTTCCCGATGTGGCTGAGCACGCTGTCGATGAGCGACTTCGAGATCGGCGTCGTTCTGGCGTTGCCGATGTTCGTGCGCGTCATCACGGCGCCGATCGCCGGCGTCATTGCCGATAGGCTCGGCGAGCGGGCGATCGTCCTGATCTGGTCCGGTTTCCTGTCGCTCGCAACGGCCGTGGTTCTGTTCTATTTCCGCGAATTCTGGCCGGTGCTCGTGATCTATACGCTGCAGTCGGCCGTCTATTCTCCCTATGTGCCGATCGTTGAGGCGATCGCGCTTTCAGGCGTGCGGCGCTGGGGCTTCGACTACGCCCATATGCGGCTCTGGGGCTCGGTCGCCTTCATCGGCGCGACGATGCTCGGCGGCTGGATGGTGGGCATCTTCGGCAGCGACATGGTGCTGCCGGCGATGGCGATCGGCTTCGGCCTGACGATCATCATGGCCTATGCCGCGCCACGAGTCGGCAAGCCGCGGCGGCCGTCACCGATCACGGCATTGACGGAGCCGCCGCCGAAGTCGCTGCGGCAGCTCGACCTGCAGTTGCTGCTGATCGGGGTGACGCTGGTCAACGCCAGCCACGCGATGCTCTTTGCCTTCTCGGCGATCTATTGGCAGCACATCGGCTACAGCGGCACCGAGATCGGCCTGCTCTGGAGCGCGGGCGTCGCGGCGGAAGTGACGATGTTCATCTTCGCCAAGGCGATCAGCCGCCGTTTCAGCGTCTGGGTGATGATCCTGTCCGGCTGCTTTCTCGCCGTGGTGCGCTGGATCATCTTCCCGATGGATATCGGCTTCAGCGGCTATTTCATCCTGCAGTGCTTCCACGCTTTCACCTATGCGATCATGCACACCGGCATGCAGCACAAGCTGGTCGAGCGGGTGGTGGAATCACAGGAAGCGTCGGCGCAGGGGCTCTACTTCTTCTATACCGGTATCTTCACCGCGATCTTCACGTTCCTGTCCGGCTATTTCTACGCCTGGTACGGGGTGAACGGCTTCTATTCAATGTCGGTCGTCGCCTTTGCCGGCTGCTGCTTTGCCGTCACCGCCTGGTATCTTCAACCCCAGAGGCGCGGCTCCGGCGGGAAGACAAGCGAGGCCTCGTAG
- a CDS encoding UDP-2,3-diacylglucosamine diphosphatase has product MMAAQQDNSVRKLRTLFISDVHLGSKAAKTDYLLDFLRHHEAETIVLVGDIVDGWRLKRSWYWPQNCNDVVQKLLRKARKGARIVYIPGNHDEFLRDFPGVHFGGIEVAQRYMHEGADGRKYLVLHGDEFDVVVRNARVLAYLGDWAYDTAIAINIGLAAVRRRLGMPYWSFSSWAKLQVKHAVNFIGEFQKVVAEEARRHDAQGVICGHIHHAVIEEIGDIRYINTGDWVESCTAIAEHHDGTMELITWHQMRGGASEGEASGEADKLLAQLLTQRAA; this is encoded by the coding sequence ATGATGGCGGCGCAGCAAGACAACTCCGTACGAAAGCTCAGGACGTTGTTCATCTCGGACGTCCATCTCGGCTCGAAGGCCGCCAAGACCGACTACCTGCTCGACTTCCTGCGGCATCATGAAGCGGAGACGATCGTTCTGGTCGGCGACATCGTCGACGGCTGGCGGCTGAAGCGCAGCTGGTACTGGCCGCAGAACTGCAACGACGTGGTGCAAAAGCTCCTGCGCAAGGCGCGCAAGGGCGCCCGCATCGTTTACATCCCCGGCAATCACGATGAATTCCTGCGCGACTTTCCGGGCGTGCATTTCGGCGGCATCGAGGTGGCGCAACGCTACATGCACGAGGGGGCCGACGGCCGTAAATATCTCGTGCTGCACGGCGACGAATTCGACGTCGTCGTGCGCAACGCCCGCGTGCTCGCCTATCTCGGCGATTGGGCCTACGACACGGCGATCGCCATCAATATCGGGCTTGCTGCGGTCCGCCGACGTCTCGGCATGCCCTATTGGTCGTTCTCGTCCTGGGCGAAGCTCCAGGTCAAGCACGCCGTCAACTTCATCGGCGAGTTCCAGAAGGTGGTCGCCGAGGAGGCGCGCCGTCACGATGCGCAGGGCGTGATCTGTGGTCATATCCACCATGCTGTCATCGAGGAGATCGGCGACATCCGCTACATCAACACCGGCGACTGGGTGGAAAGCTGCACGGCGATTGCCGAGCACCACGACGGCACGATGGAACTGATCACCTGGCACCAGATGCGCGGTGGCGCCAGCGAAGGCGAAGCCTCTGGCGAAGCGGACAAACTGCTCGCCCAACTGCTGACCCAGCGCGCGGCCTGA
- a CDS encoding NADP-dependent malic enzyme produces MNTGDKTKSHTGPASGDIDQQALFFHRYPRPGKLEIQPTKPLGNQRDLALAYSPGVAAPCIAIRDNPETAADYTARANLVAVISNGTAVLGLGNIGPLASKPVMEGKAVLFKKFAGIDVFDIEIDASSIERMVDVISALEPTFGGINLEDIKAPECFEVERRLREKMQIPVFHDDQHGTAIIVAAAILNGLELAGKDIATAKIVTSGAGAAALACLNLLVTLGAKRENIWVHDLEGLVYKGREVLMDEWKSVYEQDSSNRVLADSIGGADVFLGLSAAGVLKPELLAQMAEKPLIMALANPTPEIMPEAARQARPDAMICTGRSDFPNQVNNVLCFPHIFRGALDCGASTINEEMKMAAVRAIAGLAREEPSDVAARAYSGETPVFGPDYLIPSPFDQRLILRIAPAVAKAAEESGVATRPIQDYDAYLDKLNRFVFRSGFIMKPVFAAAKNAQKNRVIFAEGEDERVLRAAQVLLEEGTARPILIGRPQIIETRLRRYGLRIRPDVDFEVVNPEGDPRYRDYVEDYFALVGRLGVIPEAARTIVRTNTTVIGALSVKRGEADALICGVEGRYSKHLRDVSQIIGKRDGVLDFSALSLLISQRGATFFTDTYVSYCPSAEEIAQTTVMAAQEIRRFGITPRAALVSHSNFGSRDSESATKMRTALQLVRELAPDLEVDGEMHGDAAISEALRQRVMPDSSLSSEANLLVFPNLDAANITLGVVKTMTDSLHVGPILLGSALPAHILSPSVTSRGVVNMAALAVVEASHPG; encoded by the coding sequence ATGAATACGGGCGACAAGACGAAATCCCATACCGGTCCGGCCAGCGGCGACATCGACCAGCAGGCCCTTTTCTTCCACCGTTACCCACGCCCGGGAAAGCTCGAAATCCAGCCCACCAAGCCGCTCGGCAACCAGCGCGACCTGGCGCTTGCCTATTCGCCAGGGGTTGCAGCCCCCTGCATCGCCATTCGTGACAATCCGGAAACAGCCGCCGATTACACAGCGCGCGCCAACCTGGTCGCGGTCATCTCCAACGGCACGGCCGTCCTCGGTCTCGGCAATATCGGTCCGCTGGCTTCCAAGCCCGTCATGGAGGGCAAGGCCGTCCTCTTCAAGAAATTTGCCGGCATCGACGTCTTCGACATCGAAATCGACGCGTCGAGCATCGAGCGCATGGTCGACGTAATCTCGGCGCTCGAGCCGACCTTCGGCGGCATCAACCTTGAAGACATCAAGGCGCCCGAATGTTTCGAGGTGGAGCGGCGCCTGCGTGAAAAGATGCAGATCCCGGTCTTCCACGACGACCAGCACGGAACTGCGATCATCGTCGCCGCCGCCATCCTCAACGGCCTCGAACTCGCCGGCAAGGACATCGCGACCGCCAAGATCGTCACCTCGGGCGCAGGTGCCGCCGCACTCGCCTGTCTCAACCTTCTCGTGACGCTCGGCGCCAAGCGCGAAAACATCTGGGTCCATGACCTCGAAGGCCTCGTCTACAAGGGCCGCGAGGTACTGATGGACGAATGGAAGTCCGTCTACGAGCAGGATAGCAGCAACCGCGTGCTTGCCGACAGCATCGGCGGCGCTGACGTCTTCCTCGGCCTTTCCGCCGCCGGCGTCCTGAAGCCGGAACTGCTGGCGCAGATGGCCGAAAAGCCGCTGATCATGGCGCTCGCCAATCCGACGCCGGAAATCATGCCGGAAGCCGCCCGCCAAGCCCGTCCGGACGCGATGATCTGCACCGGCCGCTCGGACTTCCCGAACCAGGTCAACAACGTTCTCTGCTTCCCGCATATCTTCCGCGGCGCGCTCGACTGCGGCGCAAGCACGATCAACGAAGAAATGAAGATGGCGGCCGTACGCGCCATCGCCGGTCTTGCCCGCGAAGAGCCTTCCGATGTTGCCGCCCGCGCCTATTCCGGCGAGACCCCGGTCTTCGGCCCGGACTACCTGATCCCCTCGCCGTTCGATCAGCGCCTTATCCTGCGTATCGCGCCGGCGGTTGCGAAGGCAGCCGAGGAAAGCGGCGTCGCCACCCGTCCGATCCAGGACTATGACGCCTATCTCGACAAGCTGAACCGCTTCGTCTTCCGCTCGGGCTTCATCATGAAGCCCGTCTTTGCCGCCGCCAAGAACGCCCAGAAGAACCGGGTTATCTTTGCCGAAGGCGAAGACGAACGCGTGCTGCGCGCCGCCCAGGTGTTGCTCGAAGAAGGCACGGCCCGCCCGATCCTGATCGGCCGTCCGCAGATCATCGAGACGCGCCTGCGTCGCTATGGCCTGCGCATCCGTCCGGATGTCGATTTCGAGGTGGTCAACCCCGAAGGCGATCCGCGCTACCGCGACTATGTCGAGGACTATTTTGCCCTCGTCGGCCGTCTCGGCGTCATCCCGGAAGCCGCCCGCACGATCGTGCGCACCAACACGACCGTCATCGGCGCGCTCTCGGTCAAGCGCGGCGAAGCCGATGCGTTGATCTGCGGCGTCGAAGGGCGCTACAGCAAGCACCTGCGCGACGTATCGCAGATCATCGGCAAGCGCGACGGCGTGCTCGATTTCTCGGCCTTGAGCCTGCTGATCTCGCAGCGCGGCGCAACTTTCTTCACCGACACCTATGTGAGCTACTGCCCGAGCGCCGAAGAGATCGCCCAGACGACGGTCATGGCGGCACAGGAAATCCGCCGCTTCGGCATCACCCCGCGCGCCGCCCTCGTCTCGCATTCGAACTTCGGTTCGCGTGATTCGGAGAGCGCCACCAAGATGCGCACGGCGCTGCAGCTCGTGCGGGAACTCGCGCCCGATCTCGAGGTCGACGGCGAAATGCACGGCGATGCGGCGATCTCGGAAGCGTTGCGCCAGCGCGTCATGCCGGACAGCAGCCTGTCGAGCGAAGCCAACCTGCTGGTCTTCCCCAATCTCGATGCCGCCAACATCACGCTCGGTGTCGTCAAGACCATGACCGACAGCCTGCATGTCGGCCCGATCCTGCTCGGCTCGGCGCTTCCCGCCCATATCCTGTCGCCGTCCGTCACCTCACGCGGCGTCGTCAACATGGCGGCTCTGGCGGTGGTCGAAGCCAGCCATCCGGGTTGA
- a CDS encoding helix-turn-helix transcriptional regulator, translated as MTEQQAVLDMLEILECGGCVEPAHFFTLMRRTFRIAHLLYLEAEPYADELKVCRLHHTFGAYAAEIYHARSLHRIDPILKLALGGVRPVEWTMARHRFPECEPLFQAAQEIGISTEGVALPLPSPAGRMALLAINVNMTAGEWTTYRRHHLRDFQLAANLFHAAMLEHGAMAGSISTREMRLTGRETEVLTWAAAGKSYWEIATILGISERTVRFFMTNARRKLNVVSNTQAVAQAVRHALIPSV; from the coding sequence ATGACTGAGCAGCAGGCTGTCCTCGACATGCTGGAAATCCTGGAATGTGGCGGCTGTGTCGAGCCCGCTCATTTCTTCACATTGATGCGTCGAACCTTCCGCATTGCCCATCTTCTCTATCTCGAAGCGGAGCCCTATGCGGACGAGCTCAAGGTTTGCCGGCTGCATCACACCTTCGGCGCCTACGCTGCCGAGATCTACCATGCCCGCAGCCTTCACCGGATCGATCCGATCCTGAAGCTGGCGCTTGGCGGCGTGCGGCCGGTGGAATGGACGATGGCACGGCATCGCTTCCCGGAATGCGAACCGTTGTTCCAGGCAGCCCAGGAAATCGGCATATCCACTGAGGGCGTCGCCTTGCCATTGCCCTCGCCCGCCGGGCGCATGGCGTTGCTCGCAATCAACGTCAACATGACAGCCGGCGAATGGACGACCTATCGCCGCCATCACCTGCGCGATTTCCAGCTGGCCGCCAATCTCTTCCATGCCGCCATGCTGGAGCACGGCGCCATGGCCGGCAGCATTTCGACCCGAGAGATGCGGTTGACCGGCCGCGAGACCGAGGTCCTGACCTGGGCCGCCGCCGGCAAGAGCTATTGGGAAATCGCCACGATCCTCGGCATTTCCGAGCGCACCGTGCGCTTCTTCATGACCAATGCGCGACGCAAGCTGAATGTCGTTTCCAACACTCAGGCTGTGGCACAGGCCGTACGACACGCTCTGATACCCTCCGTTTGA
- a CDS encoding acyl-homoserine-lactone synthase, producing MIRILNGKTRAQHPAAVDDMFRLRKRVFHDFLKWDVQTEGDWEIDNYDQANPLYVLSYAPDTGRLRGALRLLPTLGPNMLDDTFPILLGDNPEIRSASVWESSRFCIEPEISQDRASNQVTVAAAELMCGVGELGLASGISHIVTVTDVFLERMFRRMGCPGERIAEPHRIGSVFAVAVAWEVTPDLLTRMKAVAAIEGTVLERPMSLETARAA from the coding sequence ATGATCAGGATCCTGAACGGAAAGACCCGCGCACAACACCCGGCGGCCGTCGACGACATGTTCCGGTTGCGCAAGCGCGTCTTCCACGACTTCCTGAAATGGGACGTGCAGACCGAAGGCGACTGGGAAATCGACAACTACGACCAGGCAAACCCGCTCTACGTCCTGTCCTATGCGCCCGATACCGGCCGGCTGCGCGGCGCGCTTCGCCTCCTGCCGACACTCGGCCCAAACATGCTGGACGATACCTTCCCGATCCTGCTTGGCGATAATCCGGAAATCCGCAGCGCTTCGGTCTGGGAATCCAGCCGCTTCTGCATCGAGCCCGAGATCTCGCAGGACCGCGCCTCGAACCAGGTGACGGTCGCGGCCGCCGAACTGATGTGCGGCGTCGGCGAGCTGGGCCTTGCTTCCGGCATCAGCCACATCGTCACGGTGACGGATGTGTTCCTGGAGCGCATGTTCCGGCGCATGGGATGCCCGGGCGAGCGTATCGCCGAACCGCATCGCATCGGCTCCGTTTTCGCGGTTGCCGTCGCCTGGGAAGTAACGCCGGATCTGCTCACGCGGATGAAGGCGGTCGCTGCCATCGAAGGTACCGTGCTCGAACGTCCGATGTCGCTGGAAACCGCCCGCGCCGCCTAA